From the genome of Rhizobium binae, one region includes:
- a CDS encoding lytic transglycosylase domain-containing protein codes for MNKMIAGAAACLGMLLAGYNFALANDDWGVRAGAVPLKTVDRQSGYAMPDFSATIPYSALINKYAAEYDVPVALAQAVIRVESNFNPKARGSAGEIGLMQIKPATARMMGYSGTRKGLFDPETNIKYGMKYLAAAHQLGGGETCNTILKYNAGHGAKRMNPVSKTYCGKVLAMID; via the coding sequence ATGAATAAGATGATTGCTGGTGCTGCAGCATGCCTTGGCATGCTGCTGGCAGGGTATAACTTTGCCTTGGCTAATGATGATTGGGGCGTCAGGGCCGGAGCCGTTCCGCTGAAAACCGTCGATCGCCAGAGCGGCTATGCCATGCCTGATTTTTCAGCGACCATTCCCTATTCTGCGTTGATCAACAAATATGCGGCGGAATATGACGTGCCGGTCGCGCTTGCCCAGGCCGTCATACGCGTTGAAAGCAATTTCAATCCGAAAGCACGCGGCAGCGCCGGCGAAATCGGCCTCATGCAGATCAAGCCGGCGACGGCGCGAATGATGGGCTATTCGGGCACGAGGAAGGGCCTGTTCGATCCCGAGACCAATATCAAATACGGGATGAAATATCTGGCGGCTGCCCACCAGCTCGGCGGCGGGGAAACCTGCAACACCATTCTCAAATATAATGCCGGCCATGGCGCCAAGCGCATGAACCCAGTGTCGAAGACCTATTGCGGCAAGGTGCTGGCGATGATCGACTGA
- a CDS encoding N-acetylmuramoyl-L-alanine amidase, producing MTSFEADYAGACVRPSPNHGERADGRLPDMILLHYTGMPTPDGALDWLCRAESQVSSHYFVHESGEVIQLVPEDRRAWHAGKSSWHGESDINSLSIGIEIANAGHPGGLPDYPKEQIAAVIELCRDCVKRWSIAPERVLGHSDVAPVRKVDPGEKFPWATLHHAGVGHWVEPAKITGGRFFQRGDAGQPVEALQSMLSLYGYRTEITGEFSEKTAGDVEAFQRHFRPERVDGIADFSTIDTLHRLLSALPRYS from the coding sequence ATGACCTCCTTCGAGGCGGATTACGCGGGAGCTTGCGTGCGCCCGTCGCCCAATCACGGGGAGCGGGCGGACGGGCGTCTCCCGGATATGATCTTGCTGCACTATACCGGCATGCCAACGCCGGATGGCGCGCTCGATTGGCTCTGTCGCGCCGAAAGCCAGGTTTCCAGCCATTATTTCGTGCATGAGAGTGGCGAGGTAATTCAACTCGTACCGGAGGACCGGCGGGCGTGGCATGCCGGGAAGAGCAGCTGGCATGGCGAGAGCGACATCAATTCGCTGTCGATTGGCATTGAGATCGCCAATGCCGGCCATCCCGGGGGGCTTCCCGACTATCCGAAAGAGCAGATTGCCGCGGTAATCGAATTGTGTCGCGACTGTGTCAAACGTTGGTCGATCGCGCCCGAACGCGTGCTCGGGCATTCCGATGTCGCTCCGGTTCGCAAGGTCGATCCGGGCGAGAAATTTCCCTGGGCGACTCTCCATCACGCGGGTGTCGGGCATTGGGTTGAACCGGCGAAGATTACCGGCGGGCGATTCTTTCAACGAGGCGACGCCGGCCAGCCGGTTGAAGCGCTGCAGTCGATGCTGTCGCTCTATGGTTACCGCACTGAAATCACAGGTGAATTCTCCGAAAAGACGGCAGGAGACGTAGAGGCTTTCCAACGTCATTTCCGACCCGAACGGGTGGACGGCATCGCCGATTTCTCGACAATCGACACGCTGCACAGGCTGCTGTCGGCACTGCCGCGTTATTCCTGA
- a CDS encoding J domain-containing protein, translated as MSFWEKLVNAIGNTAGNALSAVVEAIRTVFEGDPETRRKVAFSVAIIALSAKMAKADGIVSEKEVEAFREIFEFPQDQAKNVARLYNLARQDVAGYEAYAERLSTLCMTCAANCTVLEDVLDGLFHIAKADGLIHEKELNFLRHIGEIFQMSETRFEQIAARHVSSGGDPYKVLGVSPSDDFPTIRRRYRGLVSEHHPDRLISRGVPKEFHVIANERMAALNAAYAAIEKERRAA; from the coding sequence ATGTCCTTCTGGGAAAAACTGGTGAATGCCATTGGCAATACTGCGGGCAATGCACTGTCCGCGGTGGTCGAGGCCATCCGCACGGTTTTCGAAGGCGATCCCGAGACACGGCGAAAGGTCGCTTTCTCGGTGGCGATCATCGCCCTTTCGGCGAAGATGGCCAAGGCCGATGGCATCGTCAGCGAGAAGGAGGTCGAGGCTTTCCGGGAAATCTTCGAGTTTCCGCAGGATCAGGCGAAGAACGTCGCCAGACTTTACAATCTCGCGCGTCAGGATGTCGCCGGCTATGAGGCCTATGCCGAACGTCTGTCGACGCTTTGCATGACCTGTGCAGCCAATTGCACGGTGCTGGAAGACGTGCTCGACGGCCTCTTCCATATCGCCAAGGCCGACGGGCTGATTCATGAGAAGGAATTGAATTTCCTGCGTCACATCGGCGAGATCTTCCAGATGAGCGAGACCCGCTTCGAGCAGATCGCCGCTCGCCATGTCTCGTCCGGTGGCGATCCCTACAAGGTGCTCGGCGTGTCGCCTTCCGACGATTTTCCGACGATCCGCCGCCGTTACCGCGGCCTCGTCAGCGAACATCATCCCGATCGACTGATCTCGCGCGGCGTGCCGAAGGAATTCCACGTGATTGCCAACGAGCGCATGGCGGCACTCAACGCAGCCTATGCGGCAATCGAGAAGGAACGCCGCGCAGCATGA
- a CDS encoding pyrophosphate--fructose-6-phosphate 1-phosphotransferase, whose amino-acid sequence MAKQKVAMLTAGGLAPCLSSAVGGLIERYSDVAPELDIVAYKSGYQGVLLGDSIEINRQMREKAPLLHRYGGSPIGNSRVKLTNAADCVKRGLVKEGENPLRIAAERLADDGITILHTIGGDDTNTTAADLAAYLAANGYDLTVVGLPKTVDNDVVPIRQSLGAWTAAEVGAHFFDNVGNEQTAAPRTLVIHEVMGRHCGWLTAATARAYLQRTSRNQYVDGLMMDAQLKGIDAVYLPEMAFDLDAEAARLKEVMDRTGHATVFVSEGACLDAIVAEREAAGETVKRDAFGHVKIDTINVGAWFQKQFASLLNAERSLVQKSGYFARSAPANGDDLRLIQSMVDLAVESALNKVSGVTGHDESQNGKLRTIEFPRIKGGKAFDLSAAWFAEVMANIGQKYKEA is encoded by the coding sequence ATGGCCAAGCAAAAAGTTGCAATGCTGACCGCCGGAGGCCTCGCACCCTGTCTTTCCTCCGCCGTCGGCGGCCTCATCGAACGCTATAGCGACGTTGCGCCCGAGCTCGATATCGTCGCCTACAAGTCCGGCTACCAGGGCGTACTGCTCGGCGACAGCATCGAAATTAACCGTCAGATGCGGGAAAAGGCGCCGCTGCTGCACCGTTACGGCGGCTCGCCGATCGGAAACAGCCGCGTCAAGCTCACCAATGCCGCCGACTGCGTCAAGCGCGGCCTCGTCAAGGAAGGCGAGAACCCGCTGAGGATCGCCGCCGAACGCCTTGCCGATGACGGCATCACCATTCTCCACACGATCGGCGGCGACGACACCAACACCACCGCCGCCGACCTTGCTGCCTACCTCGCCGCCAACGGCTACGATCTGACCGTCGTCGGCTTGCCGAAGACGGTCGACAACGACGTCGTGCCGATCCGCCAGTCGCTCGGCGCCTGGACCGCCGCCGAAGTCGGCGCCCATTTCTTCGACAATGTCGGAAACGAGCAGACCGCCGCCCCCCGCACACTCGTCATCCATGAGGTCATGGGACGCCATTGCGGTTGGCTGACGGCCGCCACCGCCCGGGCCTATCTCCAGCGCACCAGCCGCAATCAATATGTCGACGGCCTGATGATGGATGCGCAGCTGAAGGGTATCGACGCGGTCTATTTGCCCGAAATGGCGTTCGATCTCGATGCCGAGGCCGCCCGACTGAAGGAAGTCATGGATCGCACCGGCCATGCCACAGTCTTCGTGTCGGAAGGCGCTTGCCTCGACGCCATCGTCGCCGAGCGCGAAGCCGCCGGCGAGACCGTCAAACGTGATGCCTTCGGCCATGTGAAAATCGACACGATCAACGTCGGCGCATGGTTCCAGAAGCAGTTCGCCAGCCTGCTGAATGCCGAGCGTTCCCTCGTGCAGAAATCGGGTTATTTTGCCCGCTCGGCGCCGGCAAACGGCGACGACCTGAGGCTGATCCAGAGCATGGTCGATCTCGCCGTCGAAAGCGCCCTCAATAAAGTGTCCGGCGTCACCGGCCATGATGAATCGCAGAATGGTAAATTGCGCACTATAGAATTCCCGCGGATCAAGGGCGGAAAGGCTTTTGACCTCTCGGCGGCATGGTTTGCCGAAGTCATGGCCAATATAGGCCAGAAATACAAAGAAGCATGA